One Candidatus Peregrinibacteria bacterium DNA segment encodes these proteins:
- a CDS encoding LCP family protein, giving the protein MQVPEEYNVLHIGPETSSAAQDKKILTVLKKLQFSKVGTRVLIGLALVTVFGLGTSLYGTVQSTENRVDALIDELGKLSASNFELSEQVTSQDAVLRSIEEDFSNLGSALEKGDKDEIGALFTSILEKFEDTPNALDLSQDVQLSEIEDETFDILLLGTNGAHTDTIMVASVNKEKEKISLFSVPRDLYVNGRKINEYYTYYGVETLKRMLETVTGLQIDQYAQVDLKGFVEIVAALGGVDVYVTESIYDGLYPNSKGGYSPYSIEKGKHHLDGNEALKYARSRESTSDFDRAERQQVILAAVREKITQLDSVMELKELTEVLQTALSHSTTDLDVLDLVSYYFDYKDYDLNTGFVLNSGNYLYSLINEGGAYILLPRTGNYEEIHGVISDLVN; this is encoded by the coding sequence ATGCAGGTTCCTGAAGAATACAATGTGCTCCACATTGGGCCAGAAACAAGCTCTGCCGCCCAAGACAAAAAAATTCTGACCGTTCTCAAAAAATTGCAGTTTTCCAAAGTGGGAACTCGGGTCTTAATTGGACTGGCTTTGGTGACAGTTTTTGGATTGGGAACTTCACTGTATGGCACCGTGCAAAGCACCGAAAATCGAGTGGATGCGCTGATCGACGAATTGGGTAAACTCAGTGCATCCAATTTTGAATTGAGCGAACAAGTCACTTCTCAAGACGCCGTTCTTCGTTCCATTGAGGAAGATTTTTCAAACTTGGGAAGCGCCTTAGAAAAAGGAGATAAAGACGAAATTGGAGCCTTATTCACCAGCATTTTAGAAAAGTTTGAAGACACGCCCAATGCCTTGGACTTGAGCCAAGACGTCCAACTTTCTGAAATCGAAGACGAAACGTTCGACATCCTTTTGTTGGGCACCAATGGAGCTCACACCGACACCATCATGGTGGCCAGCGTGAACAAAGAAAAAGAAAAAATCAGCCTTTTTTCCGTGCCTCGCGACCTCTATGTGAATGGCCGAAAAATAAATGAATATTACACCTATTATGGAGTGGAAACTTTGAAGCGCATGCTTGAAACCGTCACCGGCCTTCAAATCGATCAATACGCCCAGGTGGACCTAAAAGGTTTCGTTGAAATTGTGGCTGCATTAGGGGGGGTGGACGTCTACGTGACCGAGTCTATTTACGATGGACTTTATCCGAATTCAAAAGGAGGTTACTCGCCCTATTCCATTGAGAAAGGAAAACATCATTTAGACGGGAATGAAGCCTTGAAATACGCTCGCAGTCGAGAATCCACCTCGGATTTTGATCGTGCCGAACGGCAACAAGTGATTTTAGCGGCAGTGCGTGAAAAAATCACTCAACTGGACAGTGTGATGGAACTCAAAGAGCTCACAGAAGTGCTGCAAACTGCCCTCAGTCACAGCACCACCGACCTCGATGTGCTCGACCTTGTCTCTTATTATTTCGATTACAAAGACTACGATTTGAACACGGGCTTTGTGCTGAACAGCGGGAATTATCTTTATTCCCTGATCAACGAAGGGGGAGCCTACATTTTGCTGCCTCGCACGGGCAATTATGAAGAAATCCACGGCGTGATTTCTGACCTCGTGAACTAG
- a CDS encoding 3'-5' exonuclease gives MIQNTPFIVVDLETTGLEPNLDNIIEIAAVKVLNGQIIDEQTHLVNPHIFIPQETTDITGITTDMLKESALFADIVDDYLGWFAEGGVFVAHNVDFDRNFFNSHLRRMQRIELSNPYLCTFKLAKTVHPNLPRYGLGVLAETFGIQMPQAHRAIHDARATAELLIKFMSTLHAGGLRQLKDLPCIQNLPKVTAMQEGQASLF, from the coding sequence ATGATTCAAAACACCCCTTTTATTGTTGTCGATTTAGAAACCACGGGCCTCGAGCCCAATTTGGATAACATCATTGAAATCGCTGCGGTCAAAGTCTTGAACGGCCAAATCATTGATGAGCAAACTCATTTAGTGAACCCTCACATTTTCATCCCTCAAGAAACCACAGACATCACAGGCATCACCACCGATATGCTCAAAGAATCTGCACTTTTTGCCGATATTGTGGACGATTATTTAGGCTGGTTTGCGGAAGGAGGAGTTTTTGTAGCGCACAATGTGGATTTTGATCGAAATTTTTTCAACTCACATTTACGTCGCATGCAAAGGATCGAACTTTCCAATCCTTATTTGTGCACGTTTAAGTTGGCAAAAACCGTACATCCCAATTTGCCTCGTTACGGCCTAGGTGTTTTGGCCGAAACCTTTGGCATTCAAATGCCTCAAGCTCACCGAGCCATTCACGATGCCCGTGCCACCGCCGAACTTCTCATCAAGTTCATGTCCACCCTCCACGCCGGCGGCCTCCGCCAGCTCAAAGACCTGCCTTGCATCCAAAACCTACCCAAAGTCACCGCCATGCAAGAAGGCCAGGCGAGTTTGTTTTGA
- a CDS encoding transposase gives MYQMLTDEQFKLIQPYFPKPRKPEKIPLKRCMDAICYVLKTGCAWRQMPYDYREKENDWHTIYTRYKRWSESGLFGQMLRALEVADVLQVRIAFLDSTTNRAHHSAAGAMKKRGHKR, from the coding sequence ATGTACCAGATGCTAACGGATGAACAGTTCAAACTGATCCAGCCTTATTTTCCAAAGCCCAGAAAGCCTGAAAAGATTCCACTGAAACGTTGCATGGATGCCATTTGTTATGTACTTAAAACAGGGTGCGCATGGAGACAAATGCCCTACGATTACAGAGAAAAAGAGAATGACTGGCACACGATTTATACAAGATACAAACGGTGGAGCGAATCTGGACTTTTTGGACAAATGCTTAGAGCACTTGAAGTAGCAGATGTACTTCAAGTGCGAATAGCTTTCCTGGACAGTACAACAAATAGAGCGCACCACAGTGCAGCGGGAGCCATGAAAAAAAGGGGCCACAAGCGTTAG
- a CDS encoding transposase produces the protein MIAGDPDHGMHFVLTGGEVSDVKVGKQILRDYSFPKTVDHLAMDKGYSCYKVLELCKEKGITPVVPPKAK, from the coding sequence ATGATTGCTGGAGATCCAGATCATGGGATGCACTTTGTTTTAACAGGTGGTGAAGTGAGCGATGTGAAAGTTGGAAAACAAATTTTGAGAGATTATTCGTTTCCAAAAACAGTAGATCATTTGGCTATGGACAAAGGTTATTCATGCTACAAAGTTCTGGAGCTGTGCAAAGAAAAAGGCATAACTCCAGTCGTTCCTCCAAAGGCAAAATGA
- a CDS encoding transposase produces the protein MQRKRHNSSRSSKGKMKFPWEYNKNIYAYRNEIERLFHRMKNHRRISTRYDKLDLMYASFISLCLVALLLKVLC, from the coding sequence GTGCAAAGAAAAAGGCATAACTCCAGTCGTTCCTCCAAAGGCAAAATGAAATTTCCGTGGGAATACAACAAGAACATTTATGCCTACCGCAACGAGATTGAACGCCTATTTCACCGAATGAAAAATCACAGAAGAATTTCAACTCGCTATGACAAATTAGACCTGATGTATGCCTCCTTTATCTCCCTCTGCCTTGTGGCACTTTTACTCAAAGTCTTATGTTAA